In Spirochaeta thermophila DSM 6578, the DNA window CGGTGCACACGACCAGGGCGTACCCTCCGAACCGCTTCGACGGAACGAGGAGGGAGAACAGGGCCAACACCATGGGGATGATGAGGAAGAGTACCCGAAGATCCTCCGCGATCCACCTCCCCTGCAAGGACCGCACCTCGTCCAGGGAGAGGAAGGTGAGGGCTGGTGTGACGTTCTCCTCCCTCACCTCCACGGCGAGCGAGGTCCCCCCGGCGCTCCTCACCCCGTTCTGTCCGGGGGGGACATAGCGGAAAGGAGGGATGCGGACGGTGAGCCTGCCCTCCTCAACGGCCCTGAACCAATAGGTACGCTGCCGCCATCCACTGTACCCCTCCGTCGACGCCCTGTACTCCTCGTCCTCCTCCTCGCGGACCAGGACGGCGAGATCGCCGGGGTCAGGCTGGGGAAACGAGAGAAAGGGGAAGTTCCCCACCCCTTTCACGAGGAGCCGTATCCCGAAGAGTTCCCCCACCTGTACCGTGGAGACCGTACGGGTGGCATAGAACTCGAACCGCCCTACCCCATGGAGAGAAGAGGACTGGGGAAGCGGATCGACCCTCACCGTGAGGGCACCTCCGGACTCCTCCATTCCGCCCAGGATCACCGTCGCAGGGGGCAGCCTGATGGTCCCGGACTCGTAGGGGGTGATCATGAAGGTCTTCACCGGAACGTGGTACAGGGTGTGCGCCCCCATCGACTCCTCCTCCACAGGAGCGAGCACCGGCACCTCTTCCACGAAGGCTCCCCGGAGCTCGGGAATCTGCACACGATCGGGAAGCACGATCCTATCGAGATGACGGATATAGAGGGTGATCGGCACGCTCTGTCGGGCGAGGATTCGCTCCGGGGCCTCCCATTCCACATCGTAGGCCACCTTGTCGATATCACCTCTGTAGGACACTTCTATGAGGAAGGGATCGGTGTGGTACACCTTTCCTCCCCGTCGCACCTGGAAGGGCCCCCATATTCTCCTTCCGGATCGAACCCCCTGGAAGGTATACCGGTACCTCAGCATGGGCTTCCCTTCCGGATCCTTCACGGGCTGTACGAGTGGCCCCACCAGAAGGGAGAGGATCTCCGGGACCGGCGGAGGGATCACCTCCACGGGCTCCCCGGGCGCATCGAGGGGGACGGAGAGATCGAGCGTGAGCCGCTCGGTCCTCTTGATGCGTGCCGCCGACACCTGGATGGAGGGAACATCGGCCGAGGGTTCCTGGGCCCCTGCAGGGAACAGCACGGCCAGGAGCACTACCAGTCCTGCCACGTGCCTTCCGGAGGTGCGAACTCTCTGGCCTTCCATCGTGCCTGCTCCTTCTTCCTGAGATAGTCGAGGAGGTAGATCCCCCTCTCGGGAGGCTCATCCCCCGTGCCCCCCGGCTCCGAGACCTGCGGGGCTGCGGAGAACGCGGAGAGCTTGAGATACGCGAGCTCGAGGTTGACACGGACATCCCTATCGTCCGGTTCGAGTCTGAGGGCCTGGAGAAAGTAGAGGTAGGCGTTCTGATACTCTCCGTGATCGTAGTAGTAGAGACCGAGATTGTAGAACGCAGAAAACCTCGTCTCAGGGTCCCTGGCCGATTCGGCCTGCTTCCACTTCGCAAAAGCGGTCTCGTCCCCCAAGGCATGGTACACGGTGCCGAGGTTGTAGGCGATGACGCTCCCCTCCTCTCCCTCCAGGTCTGCAAAAGAGAGATAGGCGACGAGCGCGTCCTGGTAATGTCCCCGGGAATAGGCATAGGCGCCCTGGAGCATCTTCAGATGGAACGAGGCCTGTGTACATCCCGGGAGGAGCAACAGGACGAGGAAGAGCAGCGGCGGTATGCCCGCACGAATCGAGCCCTTCATGACTCCACCTCCCATCGCCACCCTCTCACGAGAAGCATGAGGGAGAAGGCCAGAAAGGAGAGTCCCACGAACAAGGGATAGCGTCTTGCCGGGACGAGGCGTATCCCCTCCCGTTCCTCCCTCGCGATGGTCTCCTCGATGGTGGAGACCACGTGCTGGAAGGTCTGTCCCTCTGCATTCTCCACCGAGAAGAAGCGGCCACCCGTGATCTCCGCGATCCTCTTGAGAAGGGATGCATCGAGTCGCGAGATCACCGGCTCGCCCGAGGGCTTCTTGAGGACCTCCTCTCCCTCGAGAGGGACAGGCCCCCCCGACTCGGTCCCTATTCCCACGGTATGGACCGCAACCCCCAGATTCCGTGCCAGCTCCAGTACGGGACCGATCTCCCCCGTGAGGGCCTCTCCGTCCGA includes these proteins:
- a CDS encoding tetratricopeptide repeat protein, which produces MKGSIRAGIPPLLFLVLLLLPGCTQASFHLKMLQGAYAYSRGHYQDALVAYLSFADLEGEEGSVIAYNLGTVYHALGDETAFAKWKQAESARDPETRFSAFYNLGLYYYDHGEYQNAYLYFLQALRLEPDDRDVRVNLELAYLKLSAFSAAPQVSEPGGTGDEPPERGIYLLDYLRKKEQARWKAREFAPPEGTWQDW
- a CDS encoding BatD family protein, translated to MEGQRVRTSGRHVAGLVVLLAVLFPAGAQEPSADVPSIQVSAARIKRTERLTLDLSVPLDAPGEPVEVIPPPVPEILSLLVGPLVQPVKDPEGKPMLRYRYTFQGVRSGRRIWGPFQVRRGGKVYHTDPFLIEVSYRGDIDKVAYDVEWEAPERILARQSVPITLYIRHLDRIVLPDRVQIPELRGAFVEEVPVLAPVEEESMGAHTLYHVPVKTFMITPYESGTIRLPPATVILGGMEESGGALTVRVDPLPQSSSLHGVGRFEFYATRTVSTVQVGELFGIRLLVKGVGNFPFLSFPQPDPGDLAVLVREEEDEEYRASTEGYSGWRQRTYWFRAVEEGRLTVRIPPFRYVPPGQNGVRSAGGTSLAVEVREENVTPALTFLSLDEVRSLQGRWIAEDLRVLFLIIPMVLALFSLLVPSKRFGGYALVVCTASWAGLLLWILLVPPDFPLPEQELQEGLAFLEREDYGKAYEAFQEALDEEELAPGIHYDAAMAAYALGEDGRVVYHLRRACVQAPMVLILRKALSHMEEEIGLQYQAALPVAFPPGIPWLGLITGCTLSGLFFAAYIRWRSPVLLITLLLSLSATIVAGGYVFYRAVVFREPQAVVVSETPLQAVPEEEGRRLQICPAGTAVRTDYLYQDYVRVHTGMGTSGWVRRDTLQWYIGR